Proteins found in one Aspergillus chevalieri M1 DNA, chromosome 2, nearly complete sequence genomic segment:
- a CDS encoding putative amino acid transporter (COG:E;~EggNog:ENOG410PG2H;~InterPro:IPR013057;~PFAM:PF01490;~TransMembrane:11 (i161-180o186-209i230-255o275-296i308-328o348-369i390-407o427-446i467-484o490-511i523-545o)) has product MSRNDGRDPLLAGPQSLDELESQSLLTDTPDGEADLVIHPAPVSPSPISPSVPSPAIAQPAPDGQRRTPRTTNRVRFDIDDESEGDSRSDRHARVSEDPSWLDDEDYARAHHDQSERNGRGPMIPLLTDMEAPSVTLATSEDFFPEEHLESARPRSGMQMAFMNMANSIIGAGIIGQSYALRQSGMMMGIVLLTALTVAVDWTIRLIVVNSKLSGADSFQATMQHCFGRSGLIAISIAQWAFAYGGMIAFCIIVGDTIPHVLTALLPSLRDMAFLWLLTDRRAIIVLFVMGISYPLSMYRDIAKLGKASTLALISMIVIVVAVITQVFRVPQETRGDVKGLLWVNSGFFQAVGVISFAFVCHHNSLLIYGSLKKPTMDRFAMVTHYSTGVSLLMCLTMALTGFLAFGSNTQGNVLNNFPSDNIMVNIARLCFGLNMLTTLPLEAFVCRSVMLTYYFPDEPFNMNRHLLFTTALVLSSMLISLITCDLGAVFELIGATSAAALAYIFPPLCYVKLSTASRKEKLPAYLCIAFGIIVMGVSLLQAVVKMIRGESGSGTCST; this is encoded by the exons ATGTCCAGGAATGACGGACGTGATCCTCTCCTGGCTGGGCCTCAGAGCCTGGACGAGCTTGAATCGCAATCTTTGCTTACGGACACACCTGACGGAGAAGCTGACCTTGTAATTCATCCAGCTCCAGTCAGTCCATCCCCGATTTCGCCTTCCGTTCCCAGTCCTGCGATAGCTCAACCTGCCCCCGACGGACAGCGTCGCACTCCTCGCACCACAAATCGCGTTCGCTTTGACATTGACGATGAATCGGAAGGGGATAGTCGGTCAGATCGCCATGCCCGTGTCTCAGAGGATCCATCGTGGCTGGACGACGAGGATTATGCGCGCGCGCACCACGACCAGTCAGAGAGAAACGGCAGGGGGCCGATGATACCTTTGCTGACTGACATGGAAGCTCCCAGCGTGACACTCGCAACGTCTGAAGACTTCTTTCCCGAAGAACACCTGGAGAGCGCAAGACCAAGGAGTGGAATGCAGATGGCGTTCATGAACATGGCGAACAGTATCATTGGGGCCGGGATCATTGGGCAGTCGTACGCTCTTCGACAGTCTGGCATGATGATGGGAATAGTCCTTCTAACTGCGCTCACCGTCGCGGTTGACTGGACAATTCGTTTGATCGTGGTCAATTCCAAATTGAGTGGCGCAGACTCGTTTCAGGCGACGATGCAGCATTGCTTTGGTAGAAGTGGTCTCATTGCTATCTCAATTGCTCAATGGGCTTTTGCATACGGCGGGATGATTGCTTTCTGTATTATCGTGGGGGATACCATTCCACATGTGTTGACCGCtttgcttccttctcttcgaGATATGGCATTCCTTTGGCTTCTTACCGATAGACGGGCCATCATCGTGCTTTTTGTCATGGGCATTTCGTATCCCCTGTCAATGTATCGGGACATCGCTAAG TTGGGGAAAGCATCCACGTTGGCATTGATAAGCATGATAGTCATCGTGGTCGCTGTGATCACCCAAGTATTCCGCGTCCCTCAAGAAACCCGCGGCGATGTGAAGGGCTTGCTTTGGGTGAATTCTGGGTTTTTCCAGGCTGTTGGTGTAATATCATTCG CCTTCGTCTGCC ATCATAATAGCCTTCTTATCTACGGATCGCTCAAAAAACCGACCATGGATCGCTTTGCCATGGTAACACATTACTCTACTGGGGTTTCTTTGCTCATGTGTCTGACTATGGCCCTCACTGGCTTCCTTGCATTTGGGTCCAATACCCAGGGAAATGTGTTGAACAATTTTCCGTCGGACAATATCATGGTCAACATAGCGCGACT TTGCTTCGGTTTGAATATGCTCACAACACTGCCACTGGAGGCATTTGTCTGTCGATCTGTCATGTTGACCTATTACTTCCCGGATGAACCCTTCAACATGAACCGTCATTTGCTGTTCACTACTGCCCTCGTCTTGTCGTCAATGCTTATTTCCCTGATCACCTGCGATCTCGGGGCAGTGTTCGAACTGATCGGGGCCACCAGCGCGGCTGCTCTGGCTTACATCTTCCCTCCTCTTTGCTACGTCAAACTGAGCACTGCAAGCCGGAAGGAGAAGCTACCTGCATACTTGTGCATAGCGTTCGGCATTATAGTTATGGGGGTTAGCTTGCTGCAGGCGGTTGTGAAGATGATAAGAG GCGAGAGCGGCTCCGGTACCTGCAGCACATAA
- a CDS encoding FMN-dependent alpha-hydroxy acid dehydrogenase (COG:C;~EggNog:ENOG410Q4IX;~InterPro:IPR037458,IPR001199,IPR037396,IPR013785, IPR036400,IPR000262,IPR018506;~PFAM:PF00173,PF01070;~go_function: GO:0003824 - catalytic activity [Evidence IEA];~go_function: GO:0016491 - oxidoreductase activity [Evidence IEA];~go_function: GO:0020037 - heme binding [Evidence IEA]), whose product MAERLLSVEQIAGHNTPEDCWIVVDKQIWDVTDFLEEHPGGPTIILKYAGRDATKAYSEVHAPSVIKSNLPPEKYIGLLDESTITNDWIKEPPSANRQLLLEHEKPPLHTLINSHDFQVVASKTASPKAWAFYSSAATDLLTRDANKSYFDRIWFRPRVLRNVREVDTKTSILGVDSRLPLFVSPAAMAKLIHPDGERAIARACETRGIMQGISNNSSYTMDELRAAAPSGNFFFQLYVNRDRAKSAALLRQCSANSNIKAIFVTVDASWPGKREADERVRADESLSVPMAPSKATNDKKGGGLGRVMAGFIDPGLTWEDLKWVRQHTHLPVCLKGVMSADDAILAMKAGLNGILLSNHGGRNLDTSPPSVITLLELHKRCPEIFDRMEIYVDSGIRRGTDILKAVCLGATAVGMGRSMLFATNYGQEGVEHLIDIMRDELETAMRNTGITRLDDASPDLVHTADVDHLVPDSARHPYARAVIRRRAVKL is encoded by the exons ATGGCAGAAAGGCTCTTGTCCGTTGAACAAATCGCCGGCCACAACACGCCCGAAGATTGCTGGATCGTGGTCGATAAGCAAATATGGGACGTGACGGACTTTCTGGAGGAGCATCCTGGGGGTCCTACAA TCATCTTGAAGTATGCCGGCCGCGACGCGACAAAAGCCTACTCCGAAGTCCACGCCCCCAGCGTCATCAAATCGAACCTCCCACCAGAAAAATATATCGGCCTCCTCGACGAATCTACCATAACTAACGACTGGATCAAGGAGCCCCCGAGCGCGAATCGCCAATTACTCCTCGAGCACGAAAAGCCGCCCCTTCATACCCTGATTAACTCGCATGATTTCCAAGTCGTCGCGTCCAAGACCGCCAGTCCCAAAGCGTGGGCGTTTTACTCCAGCGCAGCTACTGATCTGCTTACACGCGACGCAAATAAGTCGTATTTTGACAGAATCTGGTTCCGACCACGGGTGCTAAGGAATGTACGGGAGGTTGACACGAAGACGTCGATTTTGGGAGTGGATAGTAGGTTGCCGTTGTTTGTGAGTCCGGCGGCTATGGCGAAATTGATTCATCCGGATGGAGAGCGTGCGATCGCGCGGGCTTGTGAGACTAGGGGAATTATGCAGGGT ATATCGAACAATTCGTCTTACACGATGGACGAACTTCGGGCCGCTGCACCATCGGGAAACTTCTTTTTTCAGCTGTATGTTAACCGGGATCGTGCGAAATCTGCAGCACTTCTCCGACAATGCTCCGCCAATTCCAATATCAAAGCAATCTTCGTTACAGTCGATGCATCCTGGCCCGGCAAACGAGAGGCAGACGAGCGCGTCCGCGCAGATGAGAGCTTATCAGTGCCAATGGCACCATCTAAAGCAACAAATGACAAGAAAGGAGGCGGCCTGGGCCGTGTAATGGCAGGGTTCATTGACCCTGGTCTCACCTGGGAAGATCTGAAATGGGTGCGACAGCATACGCATCTCCCCGTGTGTCTGAAGGGTGTGATGTCAGCGGACGACGCCATACTGGCCATGAAAGCGGGCCTAAACGGCATTCTACTGAGCAATCACGGCGGTCGCAATCTGGACACCAGCCCACCATCCGTCATCACACTTCTAGAACTGCATAAACGATGTCCGGAAATCTTCGATAGGATGGAGATCTACGTAGATAGCGGAATTCGCCGGGGGACTGATATCCTCAAGGCTGTATGCTTAGGGGCGACGGCGGTGGGAATGGGTCGAAGCATGCTCTTTGCGACAAACTATGGGCAGGAGGGAGTGGAGCATTTGATTGACA TCATGCGCGATGAATTGGAAACCGCGATGCGCAATACGGGAATCACACGACTGGACGACGCTAGTCCGGATTTGGTGCATACGGCGGATGTAGACCATTTGGTTCCTGATTCGGCCAGACATCCGTACGCTCGGGCGGTGATTCGAAGGCGTGCAGTGAAGCTGTGA
- a CDS encoding 3'-5'-exodeoxyribonuclease (COG:L;~EggNog:ENOG410PK4N;~InterPro:IPR018228,IPR032466,IPR001130;~PFAM:PF01026;~go_function: GO:0016788 - hydrolase activity, acting on ester bonds [Evidence IEA];~go_function: GO:0016888 - endodeoxyribonuclease activity, producing 5'-phosphomonoesters [Evidence IEA]), with translation MRLEVAVGYNVSRIIGLTRVGAREGKNSTLPRLPLYSPAFAGRPFSPVLINKKSSFTPRALFTARMSESSKPSIYVDIGINLTDPVFRGEYHGRQVHDSDMDDIIQRARDVGCKKFMVTGSDLEESRRVMDLSRNYSGFCYGTVGVHPCQAKTFDEFAGGPSKMLEELKTLALESKQAGHAVAFGEIGLDYDRLFLSAKEPQLKYFEAQLDLAVDIQLPLFLHSRAASEDFEKLIAPRLAKLPKRGLVHSFTGTLEEMQRMVDLGLDIGVNGCSLKTEENLEVVKAIPLDRIQIETDGPWCEIRPSHASSKHLQGAPPLPKAVKKEKWQKGCMVKGRNEPVAIVQVAHVIASVKGISVEEVCEAAWKNSIKMFGLGVAAS, from the exons ATGCGCCTAGAAGTTGCTGTAGGTTACAACGTCTCAAGGATCATCGGCTTGACTCGTGTCGGAGCCAGAGAGGGAAAGAACTCGACTCTTCCACGGTTGCCTTTGTATAGTCCAG CTTTCGCGGGTAGACCTTTTTCCCCTGTCTTGATCAATAAAAAATCTTCCTTTACTCCTCGTGCTCTCTTTACCGCCAGAATGAGCGAATCTAGTAAGCCTTCAATATATGTGGAC ATCGGGATTAACCTCACTGATCCCGTTTTCCGGGGAGAATATCATGGAAGACAAGTTCACGACAGTGATATGGATGACATTATCCAGCGTGCGCGCGATGTAGGATGCAAGAAATTCATGGTCACCGGCTCCGATCTAGAAGAGTCTCGCCGTGTCATGGATTTATCTCGCAACTACT CTGGCTTCTGCTATGGAACTGTTGGTGTGCACCCTTGCCAGGCAAAGACCTTCGACGAATTCGCCGGTGGCCCTTCAAAAATGCTTGAGGAGCTCAAGACCCTGGCTCTGGAGTCGAAGCAAGCCGGGCATGCTGTAGCCTTTGGCGAGATTGGCTTGGACTACGACCGATTGTTCCTCAGTGCCAAAGAGCCACAGCTCAAATATTTCGAAGCTCAGCTGGACCTTGCGGTCGACATTCAGCTTCCGCTTTTCCTACACTCCCGCGCTGCCAGTGAAGACTTTGAAAAGCTGATCGCTCCAAGGTTGGCAAAGCTCCCAAAAAGGGGATTGGTACATAGCTTCACCGGAACGTTGGAAGAAATGCAACGAATGGTGGACTTGGGTCTCGATATTGGAGTCAACGGCTGTAGTCTGAAGACGGAGGAAAACCTTGAGGTGGTCAAGGCCATTcctttggatcgaattcAGATCGAAACGGATGGACCCTGG TGCGAGATTCGTCCTTCTCATGCGTCGTCCAAGCACTTGCAGGGTGCGCCACCATTGCCCAAGGCGGTTAAGAAGGAGAAATGGCAAAAGGGTTGTATGGTCAAGGGCCGAAACGAGCCAGTCGCTATTGTTCAAGTCGCACATGTCATCGCTAGCGTTAAGGGGATATCCGTGGAGGAAGTTTGTGAAGC CGCCTGGAAGAACTCGATAAAGATGTTTGGGCTTGGTGTAGCAGCGTCGTAG
- the yphA gene encoding tyrosine phosphatase family protein (COG:V;~EggNog:ENOG410PHNF;~InterPro:IPR029021,IPR016130,IPR004861;~PFAM:PF03162;~go_function: GO:0004725 - protein tyrosine phosphatase activity [Evidence IEA];~go_process: GO:0016311 - dephosphorylation [Evidence IEA]): MEGNITHYRILVNPNKETVERSPDTVIARVLEILVNKNNHPVLVHCNKGKHRTGCVIACLRKLQGWSLDTIIPEYLSFSHPKSRLLDEKFIEEFDVSKFIHLSHPLRAPPWSLPASPNLCLDNEEDCPSPTKWYMQPSVSRVNAF; this comes from the exons ATGGAAGGGAACATCACCCACTATCGAATCCTAGTAAACCCAAACAAAGAGACGGTTGAGAGATCCCCTGACACTGTCATCGCGAGGGTCTTGGAAATCTTAGTCAATAAAAACAACCACCCCGTCTTGGTACACTGCAATAAGGGCAAG CATCGTACCGGTTGCGTTATTGCCTGTTTGCGAAAACTCCAAGGTTGGAGTCTCGATACGATCATTCCCGAATATCTTAGTTTCTCGCATCCCAAGTCTCGTCTCCTTGATGAGAAATTCATCGAAGAGTTCGATGTCTCGAAATTTATACATCTGAGTCACCCCCTGAGAGCGCCCCCTTGGTCTCTTCCCGCCAGCCCAAATCTCTGTCTTGACAATGAAGAAGACTGTCCTTCACCTACCAAATGGTATATGCAACCGTCCGTGAGCAGGGTGAATGCTTTTTAA
- a CDS encoding uncharacterized protein (COG:S;~EggNog:ENOG410Q2QB), which translates to MSFEIDLGTTTLNFLGSNLGLTQCATALILPPNEASDSIDTTEIKKQLEKRELWVDQVPELKVHIYVGVGPDLARPASTFVSHIGEIFCHSKLWLDLGLNVLFKSCDHGDNSTRFQLSFGLRRTTKHQTTKRSRIPVKLRSTHDTIPPDGIPIAQISTIYISLEFTRCNERVQRDMTSSTVSGGLFTELLEANIPLDSFANDEIGAWIFAEPFQGLEELYQLSLPSPERYPQLPESPNNYSEEFHTLFDVGFRNIIAENQRADKGTRATKSEDSKSLSTVFPAVFSLGYRETMNERLQFIPCIASSIASILEISKNSKLREKRDKLKSSRHLHYQTQPNSSAAGDTSTVRTALKQSLWRIAQKQLHKPGASKNLSPLGRTSAADERYPTPDYTTLLDDEDDEDDDTDSNDSDYYLGTDIDELEFESLEEPQERNTKDEEESILSITEDYTNLSIDMLDSKADENEEMDFDEPKLEDIKRADQHTRFFIPSPASGNYSSHTIPQSDSEMLTSDCVEEYMDLAGQNYPPTIAVSVEPRQITEDFDDMLC; encoded by the exons ATGTCCTTCGAAATTGACCTAGGAACGACCACTCTCAATTTCTTAGGGTCGAACCTAGGCCTCACTCAATGTGCTACAGCTCTGATTCTCCCTCCCAACGAAGCTTCTGACTCGATAGACACCACAGAAATAAAGAAACAGCTTGAAAAAAGAGAATTGTGGGTGGACCAAGTTCCAGAGCTCAAAGTCCATATCTATGTCGGTGTGGGGCCTGATCTTGCCCGTCCTGCCTCGACGTTCGTCTCGCATATTGGAGAGATTTTCTGTCATTCAAAG CTTTGGTTAGATCTAGGTCTCAACGTTCTTTTCAAGAGCTGCGATCATGGCGATAATTCGACAAGGTTTCAGCTATCTTTCGGACTGCGCAGAACAACAAAGCATCAGACCACGAAAAGGTCGCGGATACCGGTTAAGTTGCGAAGCACGCATGATACTATTCCTCCGGACGGAATTCCGATTGCTCAAATTTCTACGATCTATATTTCCCTGGAATTTACTCGGTGTAACGAAAGAGTACAGCGGGATATGACTAGTTCTACAGTGTCTGGAGGTCTGTTTACAGAATTATTGGAGGCTAATATTCCATTGGATAGTTTTGCAAATGACGAGATTGGTGCTTGGATATTTGCAGAACCATTCCAAGGCCTGGAGGAATTATACCAACTTTCCTTGCCCTCTCCTGAGCGCTATCCACAGCTGCCGGAGAGCCCAAATAACTACTCCGAGGAGTTCCATACGTTGTTTGACGTTGGTTTTCGCAATATCATAGCCGAAAATCAACGAGCAGACAAGGGGACCAGGGCAACTAAAAGCGAAGATTCCAAATCTCTCTCAACAGTTTTCCCTGCTGTCTTTAGCCTTGGATACCGCGAG ACCATGAACGAACGATTGCAATTCATCCCATGCATAGCGAGCTCCATCGCATCTATACTCGAGATATCCAAGAACTCAAAACTGCGAGAAAAGCGAGACAAGTTGAAATCGTCCCGCCATCTTCATTATCAGACCCAACCCAACTCGTCCGCTGCAGGAGACACATCTACTGTGAGAACAGCATTAAAGCAGTCCCTTTGGCGAATCGCTCAGAAACAACTCCATAAACCCGGAGCATCGAAGAACCTGAGTCCTCTGGGACGCACATCCGCTGCAGATGAACGCTATCCAACACCAGATTACACTACCCTCttggacgacgaggacgacgaggacgacgataCCGATTCCAATGATTCGGATTACTACCTTGGAACAGATATAGATGAACTAGAATTTGAGTCCTTGGAAGAACCACAGGAGCGAAATACCAAAGACGAGGAAGAATCGATCCTTTCCATCACGGAGGATTACACGAACTTATCGATCGACATGCTCGATAGTAAGGCCGACGAGAACGAAGAAATGGACTTCGATGAGCCAAAGTTAGAGGATATAAAACGCGCAGACCAACATACTAGATTTTTCATACCATCGCCAGCTTCTGGAAACTACTCTTCCCATACGATTCCTCAGAGTGATAGTGAGATGCTTACATCGGACTGTGTCGAGGAATATATGGATTTGGCGGGACAGAATTATCCCCCCACGATCGCTGTCTCTGTTGAACCAAGGCAAATTACCGAGGACTTTGATGATATGTTATGCTAG